A genomic region of Candidatus Blochmanniella pennsylvanica str. BPEN contains the following coding sequences:
- the murC gene encoding UDP-N-acetylmuramate--L-alanine ligase — translation MSGILLSNPVNAIPLMNRIRKIHFVGIGGTGMCGIAEILAHEGYCITGSDIVYSSTTRHLFELGVKIFIGHKYSNINNANVIVVSSAIHPNNPEILAAKQARIPVIKRAEMLSELMRFRHGIAISGTHGKTTTTTMIVNIYTAAGLDPTFINGGIVKSEGVHARLGYSRYLIVEADESDNSFLHLHPMVEVITNIDTDHIHEYQGNFEYLKKAFIDFLHNLPFYGYAIVCIDDPVICEILPKIKRKIITYGFNKNANLHIFNYRQHIEKSSFTVSRFNQTKLQVTLNAPGCHNALNATAAIAVATEEGISDKIILKTMLDFQGTHRRFENLGYYSLNKINDQTGEILLIDDYGHHPAELHATIVAIRTGWPDRRLVMVFQPHRYTRIKELYYDFIDVLSNVDILLILHVYSAGEPPILGADSQSLCHAIREFGKINPTFISNTKMLSGALFRLLRNNDLLLIQGAGTIGEVVRRLIVKND, via the coding sequence ATGTCAGGCATACTATTATCTAACCCGGTCAATGCTATACCATTGATGAATCGTATTAGGAAAATACATTTTGTTGGTATAGGCGGAACCGGAATGTGTGGAATTGCAGAAATATTGGCACATGAAGGTTATTGTATTACTGGGTCTGATATTGTATATAGTAGCACGACACGGCACTTATTTGAATTAGGGGTGAAAATCTTTATTGGACATAAATATAGTAATATAAACAACGCCAATGTTATTGTTGTATCCAGCGCTATTCACCCAAATAATCCTGAAATTTTAGCTGCTAAACAAGCTCGTATTCCCGTTATTAAGCGTGCGGAAATGTTATCCGAACTAATGAGATTTAGACATGGAATAGCTATTTCTGGAACGCATGGGAAAACTACTACTACTACAATGATAGTTAATATCTATACTGCAGCAGGATTAGATCCAACGTTTATAAACGGAGGCATAGTCAAATCAGAAGGTGTGCATGCTCGGCTTGGATATAGTCGTTATTTAATCGTAGAAGCAGATGAAAGTGATAATTCATTTTTGCATTTGCATCCTATGGTGGAGGTGATTACCAATATTGATACTGACCATATACATGAGTATCAAGGAAATTTTGAATATCTTAAAAAAGCATTTATTGATTTTTTACACAACCTACCATTTTATGGGTATGCTATAGTGTGTATTGATGATCCAGTAATTTGTGAGATTTTACCTAAAATTAAAAGGAAGATAATCACTTATGGTTTTAATAAAAATGCTAATTTGCATATTTTTAATTATCGTCAACATATAGAAAAAAGTAGTTTTACCGTATCGCGTTTCAATCAAACAAAACTACAGGTTACTTTAAATGCCCCTGGTTGTCATAATGCGTTGAATGCTACAGCTGCTATTGCAGTAGCAACTGAAGAAGGAATCAGTGATAAAATTATTCTCAAAACTATGTTGGATTTTCAAGGAACACATCGCCGTTTTGAAAATTTAGGTTATTATTCTTTAAATAAAATAAATGACCAAACAGGAGAAATTCTGTTGATAGATGATTATGGACATCATCCGGCTGAGTTACATGCTACTATTGTAGCGATCCGGACCGGATGGCCTGATAGACGGTTGGTTATGGTATTTCAACCTCATCGATATACGCGTATAAAAGAATTGTATTATGATTTTATTGATGTACTTTCTAATGTAGATATTCTTTTGATATTACATGTTTATTCCGCTGGGGAACCACCTATTTTAGGAGCAGATAGTCAATCCTTATGTCATGCAATTCGTGAATTTGGTAAGATTAATCCAACATTTATATCAAATACGAAAATGTTATCAGGAGCGTTATTCAGACTCTTAAGAAATAACGATTTGCTCTTAATTCAAGGAGCTGGTACAATAGGGGAGGTTGTGCGTAGATTAATTGTTAAAAACGATTAA
- a CDS encoding cell division protein FtsQ/DivIB yields MIIKYVLKKRYRLQHQLLDWILIFVATISIVWSSYKIREWIHNVCCNPVSYMIVTGKRHYTTDTDIHQLIVKLGVLGTFITQDVNIIQKQIESLPWIQQVSVRKQWPDTLKIHIIEYIPLTYWNDFHIISTTGIIFKVPKEYQDNDKKVMPSLYGPEGSERAVLANYYAFNEILKSIKFQIKSVQMDTRYSWQLILQDNIHLKLGRNNIIERLYYFIRIYPILFQKINNNNTCIDYIDLRYRSGFAVRWSSNSVTPVTSW; encoded by the coding sequence GTGATAATTAAATATGTTTTAAAAAAAAGGTATAGATTGCAGCATCAATTATTAGATTGGATACTAATATTTGTTGCTACAATTAGTATTGTTTGGAGTTCTTATAAAATAAGAGAATGGATTCATAATGTTTGTTGTAACCCTGTATCTTACATGATAGTAACTGGGAAACGGCATTATACTACTGACACTGATATCCATCAGCTTATAGTAAAACTAGGAGTATTAGGTACATTTATAACACAGGATGTTAACATTATCCAAAAACAAATTGAAAGTTTGCCATGGATTCAGCAAGTTAGTGTTAGGAAACAATGGCCGGACACATTAAAAATTCATATAATAGAATATATTCCTTTAACATATTGGAATGATTTTCACATAATTAGTACAACAGGAATTATATTTAAAGTACCTAAAGAATATCAAGATAACGACAAAAAAGTGATGCCATCTTTGTATGGACCAGAAGGCAGCGAGCGGGCAGTATTGGCTAATTATTATGCGTTTAATGAGATATTAAAATCTATCAAATTTCAAATAAAATCAGTACAAATGGATACACGCTACTCATGGCAACTGATTTTGCAGGATAATATCCATCTAAAATTAGGTAGAAATAATATAATCGAACGATTATATTATTTCATTAGAATTTATCCTATTCTTTTTCAGAAAATTAACAACAATAATACATGTATTGATTATATAGATTTACGTTATCGTTCAGGATTTGCTGTAAGATGGAGCTCAAATTCGGTCACTCCTGTAACTTCGTGGTAA
- the ftsA gene encoding cell division protein FtsA produces the protein MIKASDKKLLVGLEIGTAKVATMIGEILPDGIVNVIGLGYCPSRGMDKGGVNNLESVIKCVQYSINQAELMAGCQISSVYLSLSGKHISCKNEIGMVPISEEEVTQSDVDNVVHIAKSVRVRDEHRILHVIPQDYAIDYQEGIKNPVGLSGVRMQAKVHLITCHNDMAKNIVKAVERCGLQVDQLIFSGLASSHAVLTEDERELGVCVVDLGGGTMDIAIYTAGALRHTKVIPYAGNVVTSDIAYAFGTPLSDAEIIKVRYGCALESLISKGENIEVPSVGGRPPRILQRHMLAEIIEPRYIELMMLVNKEILQLQSQLRQLNIKHHLAAGIVLTGGASLIDGLSACAQKVFHTQVRIASSINTNGVTDDIKRPHYSTVIGLLHYGKESHLNNEVDIEKGITIKGWIRKVNNWLKKEF, from the coding sequence ATGATCAAAGCTTCAGATAAAAAATTATTAGTAGGATTGGAAATTGGAACAGCTAAAGTTGCTACGATGATAGGTGAAATTTTGCCTGATGGAATAGTAAATGTTATTGGGTTAGGGTATTGCCCGTCACGAGGCATGGACAAGGGAGGAGTGAACAATTTAGAATCAGTAATAAAATGTGTACAATATTCTATTAATCAAGCAGAGCTAATGGCAGGTTGTCAAATTTCATCTGTTTACCTTTCTTTGTCTGGCAAACATATTAGTTGTAAAAATGAAATAGGTATGGTACCTATTTCAGAAGAGGAAGTGACACAATCAGATGTGGATAATGTAGTACACATAGCTAAATCAGTTAGAGTACGTGATGAACATCGAATATTACATGTCATTCCGCAGGATTATGCTATCGATTATCAAGAGGGCATTAAGAATCCAGTTGGATTATCTGGAGTTAGAATGCAAGCCAAAGTCCATTTAATTACTTGCCATAATGATATGGCTAAAAATATCGTCAAAGCAGTAGAGCGATGTGGATTACAAGTAGATCAATTGATATTTTCTGGATTAGCTTCAAGCCATGCTGTGTTAACAGAAGATGAACGTGAATTGGGTGTTTGTGTGGTAGATCTTGGTGGTGGTACCATGGATATAGCAATATATACTGCTGGAGCTTTACGTCATACCAAAGTTATTCCATATGCTGGAAATGTAGTCACTAGTGATATTGCCTATGCTTTTGGAACACCATTATCGGATGCAGAAATAATTAAAGTTCGTTATGGTTGTGCTTTAGAATCATTAATTAGTAAAGGAGAAAATATTGAAGTTCCAAGCGTCGGAGGCAGGCCTCCTCGTATTTTGCAACGTCATATGTTGGCAGAAATCATTGAACCTCGATATATTGAATTGATGATGTTGGTTAATAAAGAAATATTACAGTTACAATCACAACTTCGTCAACTTAATATTAAACATCATCTTGCAGCAGGAATTGTGTTAACAGGAGGTGCATCTCTTATAGATGGATTATCAGCTTGTGCACAAAAAGTGTTTCATACACAAGTTCGTATCGCATCTTCTATAAATACAAACGGGGTAACAGATGATATAAAAAGGCCTCATTATTCTACTGTTATTGGATTATTACATTATGGGAAAGAATCTCATTTGAATAATGAGGTAGATATAGAAAAAGGAATAACAATTAAAGGTTGGATAAGAAAAGTAAACAATTGGTTAAAAAAAGAATTTTAG
- the ftsZ gene encoding cell division protein FtsZ, with the protein MFEPMELTSDAVIKVVGIGGGGSNAVEHMLRERIEGVDFFAVNTDAQALRKMTVGQTIQIGSSITKGLGAGANPEIGRNSAEEDRDVLRATIEGADMVFIAAGMGGGTGTGAAPIIAEVAKDLGILTVAVVTKPFNFEGKKRMTFAEQGISELSKYVDSLITIPNDKLLKVLGRGVSLLDAFSAANDVLKGAVQGIAELITRPGLMNVDFADVRTVMSEMGYAMMGAGVGCGDDRAEEASELAIASPLLEDIDLSGARGVLVNITSGLDLRLDEFETVGNTIRSFASDNATVVIGTALDPDINNELRVTVVATGIGIDKRSDVMLSNTKEEKKVVRDNHYHNHSPQRASTFFKESRHASSNTVDHQSTTLDKDVDYLDIPAFLRKQAD; encoded by the coding sequence ATGTTTGAACCAATGGAATTAACTAGTGATGCAGTAATTAAAGTTGTTGGTATTGGCGGAGGCGGTAGTAATGCAGTTGAACATATGTTACGTGAGCGTATCGAAGGTGTAGATTTTTTTGCTGTTAATACTGATGCCCAAGCTTTAAGAAAAATGACAGTAGGTCAAACTATTCAAATTGGTAGTTCTATTACTAAAGGATTAGGAGCGGGTGCTAATCCAGAAATTGGTCGTAATTCTGCAGAAGAAGATCGTGATGTATTAAGGGCTACTATAGAAGGTGCAGATATGGTATTTATTGCTGCAGGTATGGGTGGAGGCACTGGAACCGGTGCTGCCCCGATAATAGCAGAGGTGGCCAAAGATTTAGGTATTTTGACTGTGGCTGTAGTTACTAAACCTTTTAATTTTGAAGGAAAAAAACGTATGACATTTGCTGAACAAGGAATTTCTGAATTATCTAAATATGTAGATTCATTAATAACAATTCCAAATGATAAGTTATTAAAAGTTTTAGGGCGCGGGGTGTCATTACTAGATGCTTTTAGCGCTGCTAATGACGTGTTAAAAGGTGCCGTGCAAGGTATTGCGGAATTAATTACTCGACCGGGCTTAATGAATGTAGATTTTGCGGACGTACGCACAGTAATGTCAGAAATGGGATATGCTATGATGGGAGCTGGAGTAGGATGTGGTGATGATAGAGCAGAGGAAGCATCAGAGTTAGCTATCGCGAGCCCTTTATTAGAAGATATTGATTTATCTGGAGCTCGTGGTGTTTTGGTGAATATCACTTCTGGTTTAGATTTACGGTTAGATGAATTTGAAACTGTAGGCAATACTATACGTTCTTTTGCTTCTGATAACGCTACAGTAGTAATCGGGACTGCTTTAGATCCAGATATAAATAATGAACTACGTGTTACTGTAGTAGCAACAGGAATTGGTATCGATAAACGTTCGGATGTTATGTTATCTAATACTAAAGAAGAAAAAAAGGTAGTACGAGATAATCATTATCATAATCATTCCCCCCAAAGAGCATCTACATTTTTTAAAGAATCAAGACATGCATCATCTAATACGGTAGATCATCAAAGTACAACTCTTGATAAAGATGTAGATTATTTAGATATCCCTGCTTTTCTAAGAAAACAAGCAGACTAA